A stretch of the Chlamydia pecorum E58 genome encodes the following:
- a CDS encoding DUF1207 domain-containing protein → MRKAFRFYCYWSGLFLCGYFCSSPRNLGASCLECEYQNKATLRTDQLPENLWSDEDSCFLTGYTQALLDMHFLDSRTQVIVENNTAYLFSLPVDAILSEAIINFIKELPFISAIEVCARPYRESLCQGNTPLLPKEKSLGTYIVCGKEGVWLPQNTLLFAPLIADPRQVTNSAGIRFNEKVIGNRVGSAIFGGDFVFLRLFDVSRFHGDLDIGLQGGVFSVFDLDHPEACMVNSDFFVSVVLGFAVHKWSYRLRLWHLSSHLGDEFLLTHPAFPRYNLSDEGIDLFVSYRYTPHIRLYGGVGYIISRDLTFPERPLYCEWGAELRPFGLRESNLHAQPIFAMHFRCWEEQHFGIDQTYILGMEWAKFQDVGRKVRAFLEYHQGFSKEGQFVREQCNYYGFRLSYGF, encoded by the coding sequence ATGAGAAAAGCTTTTCGATTTTATTGTTATTGGTCTGGCTTGTTTTTGTGCGGATATTTCTGCTCTTCACCTAGGAATCTTGGGGCTTCTTGTCTCGAATGTGAATACCAAAATAAAGCAACGCTACGTACAGATCAACTCCCTGAGAACCTTTGGAGCGATGAAGATAGCTGTTTCTTAACAGGCTACACGCAAGCGCTACTCGATATGCACTTTTTAGACAGCCGCACACAAGTCATTGTGGAGAACAACACTGCCTATCTGTTTTCTTTGCCTGTAGATGCAATACTTTCTGAAGCGATTATCAACTTTATTAAAGAGCTGCCGTTTATTTCTGCAATTGAGGTATGTGCGCGTCCCTATCGTGAATCTCTGTGTCAGGGAAACACGCCCCTTCTTCCTAAGGAGAAATCCTTAGGGACATACATCGTATGTGGGAAAGAAGGGGTGTGGTTACCGCAAAATACTCTCTTGTTTGCTCCTTTAATTGCGGACCCTAGGCAGGTCACGAATAGTGCAGGGATCCGATTTAATGAGAAGGTCATAGGAAACCGTGTGGGCTCCGCAATTTTCGGAGGGGATTTTGTATTCCTACGTCTTTTTGATGTGTCTCGATTCCATGGGGATTTAGATATCGGTTTGCAAGGGGGGGTCTTCTCTGTTTTTGATCTCGATCACCCAGAAGCATGCATGGTAAATTCGGACTTTTTTGTTTCTGTAGTGTTAGGATTTGCGGTTCATAAATGGAGTTATCGTCTACGCTTATGGCATCTCTCTTCTCATCTTGGTGATGAGTTTCTCCTCACACATCCTGCGTTCCCTAGGTATAATTTAAGCGACGAAGGCATAGATCTCTTTGTTTCCTATCGCTACACTCCTCATATCCGCTTGTATGGGGGAGTCGGATATATTATTAGCAGAGATCTAACATTTCCAGAGAGGCCGTTGTACTGTGAATGGGGCGCAGAGCTTCGCCCTTTTGGGCTTAGAGAAAGCAACCTCCATGCTCAGCCCATTTTTGCCATGCATTTTCGTTGTTGGGAAGAGCAGCATTTCGGTATCGACCAGACGTATATTCTCGGGATGGAGTGGGCGAAGTTTCAAGACGTCGGCAGGAAAGTTCGCGCATTTTTAGAATACCATCAAGGGTTTTCAAAAGAAGGCCAGTTTGTAAGGGAGCAGTGTAACTATTACGGCTTTCGTTTGTCTTACGGCTTTTAA
- a CDS encoding LOG family protein, with translation MDYRLHSQHDTISPDGYLYSPLRKLSHDLYEGEVRIHKIPEYFLGFHLPQDCIQLNVKSSLAQLGVEAVLTHCELDKRHKEARLSVHFSSKDPVANAMLTLLQPGSFIGKLFAADDRRLVRLPRYLETMMKSLDREGLPLLCFGKKLEKLITFDIIDDRLVVSLPTLPGIITYEDMIYGFLPFISKALSRPGLQVRKFLSLYQHHQNLPKLPQQHRILLIKTEPLHIRTVFARVVQELLPKGIRHTAADILEPTTRESGDIYEFYGSTSEPVERIPLEFFTLEPYKESSFFSNRDLLQTSLDSKEAVFKIFQTAPGNREKTALFISKGSEIPELTPNSWITSTNTSLPPQETTQLREEYVQQEPYYPFLEAMETGTITSQGVLFTRYFPTPWLKGMFLSHYVSHTLKRIYFLIPSYTHGIYFSQRDRNFLLDLYLAGISTFWVDQDSHTVLQYVKRKNKDVGMFVPPHKLSEFRSAYFIGIHGSSLLYGDSEELLRSLLTGMKELLKRVPPPGFPKNTSLAVITGGGPGMMELSNRIAKELSILSCGNLASIEYETEQAKPTNSYVEAKMTYRLHSLIERQADFHVDLAVFLIGGVGTDLELALELVSLKTQKKSPTPVFLIGPETYWKEKVSSLYKINDAVGTIQNSEWIYNCLFCISSAEAGIRIFEDYVAQKLPIGPEYPAPQQGFVSV, from the coding sequence ATGGACTATAGACTTCATTCCCAACACGATACGATATCCCCAGATGGTTATCTTTATTCCCCTCTACGCAAACTCTCACATGATCTCTACGAAGGGGAAGTCCGCATTCATAAAATCCCTGAATACTTCCTAGGGTTCCATCTACCCCAAGACTGTATACAACTCAATGTAAAAAGTTCCTTAGCACAGTTAGGGGTCGAAGCAGTACTTACCCATTGTGAACTAGATAAGCGTCATAAAGAAGCTCGCCTCTCCGTACACTTCTCAAGTAAAGACCCTGTCGCTAACGCCATGCTTACCCTCCTCCAGCCAGGAAGTTTTATTGGAAAGCTCTTTGCTGCTGATGACCGGCGTCTTGTCCGACTTCCCCGATACTTAGAAACCATGATGAAAAGCTTAGATCGTGAAGGTCTGCCCCTTCTATGCTTTGGGAAAAAGCTTGAGAAGCTCATCACCTTTGATATTATTGATGATAGACTTGTGGTATCTCTCCCAACACTTCCTGGAATCATTACCTATGAAGACATGATCTACGGCTTTCTTCCCTTTATCAGTAAGGCTTTGAGCCGCCCAGGACTGCAAGTCAGGAAATTTCTTTCTCTCTATCAACACCATCAAAATCTTCCTAAGCTCCCTCAGCAGCACAGGATTCTTTTAATTAAAACAGAACCGTTACATATCCGTACAGTCTTTGCCCGCGTAGTCCAAGAACTTCTTCCTAAAGGTATACGCCATACAGCTGCAGATATTTTGGAACCCACAACACGAGAATCCGGAGATATCTATGAATTTTATGGCTCCACATCAGAGCCTGTAGAGAGGATCCCCTTAGAATTCTTTACTCTCGAGCCCTATAAGGAATCCTCCTTTTTCTCCAATCGCGATCTCCTTCAAACCTCCCTAGACTCCAAAGAGGCAGTCTTTAAGATCTTCCAAACAGCCCCGGGAAATCGTGAAAAAACCGCTCTCTTTATCTCCAAAGGAAGTGAAATTCCCGAGCTTACCCCAAACTCATGGATCACCTCTACAAACACCTCACTCCCCCCTCAAGAAACTACTCAACTTCGAGAGGAATATGTTCAACAAGAGCCGTACTATCCCTTTTTAGAAGCTATGGAAACAGGGACCATTACTAGCCAGGGAGTGCTTTTCACAAGGTATTTCCCCACTCCCTGGCTGAAGGGGATGTTTCTGTCACATTACGTGTCCCACACTCTCAAGCGGATCTATTTTCTTATCCCTTCCTATACCCATGGAATCTACTTCTCCCAAAGAGATAGAAACTTTCTCTTAGACCTCTACCTTGCGGGAATTTCTACATTTTGGGTGGATCAAGATTCCCATACTGTCTTACAGTATGTAAAACGCAAAAATAAAGACGTTGGGATGTTTGTCCCTCCACATAAACTCTCAGAGTTTCGCTCTGCCTATTTCATCGGCATTCATGGCTCTAGCCTCCTTTATGGAGACTCTGAGGAGCTCTTAAGATCCCTTCTTACAGGCATGAAAGAGCTCCTGAAAAGAGTTCCTCCCCCAGGATTTCCCAAAAACACTTCCCTGGCAGTCATAACTGGAGGTGGCCCTGGTATGATGGAGCTTAGCAACCGTATTGCTAAGGAACTCTCGATCCTTTCCTGTGGGAACCTTGCCAGTATAGAATACGAAACTGAACAGGCCAAGCCAACAAATTCTTATGTCGAAGCAAAAATGACCTACCGCCTCCATTCTTTAATAGAGAGACAAGCAGACTTTCATGTAGATCTTGCGGTATTTCTTATTGGAGGTGTCGGGACAGATCTCGAGCTTGCCCTTGAGCTTGTGAGCTTAAAGACTCAAAAAAAGTCTCCTACTCCTGTATTTCTCATTGGTCCTGAAACGTACTGGAAAGAAAAAGTTTCGTCTCTCTATAAGATTAATGATGCTGTAGGGACAATTCAAAATTCTGAATGGATTTACAACTGCCTCTTTTGCATTTCCTCAGCGGAAGCAGGAATACGCATATTTGAAGACTATGTTGCACAGAAGCTCCCTATAGGGCCGGAATATCCTGCTCCCCAGCAAGGCTTTGTCTCTGTTTAA
- a CDS encoding MYG1 family protein, which produces MQIPRSVGTHDGSFHADEVTACALLIIFDLVDEEKIVRSRNFEELKKCEYVCDVGGVYSLKDKRFDHHQLSYEGPWSSAGMVLHYLLQSGHLDFEEYHFFNNTLVRGIDDQDNGRFFSEKGFCSFSDIIKIYNPREEQEEFSDKDFFLALRFTVDFLRRLREKFRYDRACREVVKEAMEGSDLCLFFDRPLAWQENFFFLGGATHPAAFVCFPSCDQWILRGIPPNLERRMEVRIPFPESWAGLLGEELSKVSQIPGAVFCHKGRFLSVWSSREGCQRALQVTLETRG; this is translated from the coding sequence ATGCAAATTCCGAGAAGTGTAGGGACACACGACGGTTCGTTTCATGCTGATGAGGTAACTGCGTGTGCTCTTCTGATCATTTTTGATCTTGTAGATGAGGAAAAGATCGTTCGTTCTCGTAATTTTGAGGAATTGAAAAAATGCGAGTACGTATGCGATGTCGGAGGGGTGTATTCTTTAAAGGACAAGCGTTTTGATCACCATCAGCTTTCTTATGAAGGTCCTTGGAGTAGTGCAGGAATGGTCTTGCATTATCTTTTGCAAAGTGGGCATTTAGATTTTGAGGAATATCACTTTTTTAATAATACGTTAGTTCGTGGGATTGATGACCAGGATAACGGAAGGTTTTTCTCAGAAAAAGGATTTTGTTCTTTCTCTGATATTATTAAGATTTATAACCCTCGTGAGGAACAGGAAGAGTTTTCTGATAAGGACTTCTTTTTGGCTTTGCGCTTTACTGTAGATTTCCTTCGTCGTTTGCGGGAGAAATTTCGTTATGATCGCGCTTGTCGTGAGGTTGTTAAAGAAGCTATGGAAGGGAGCGATTTGTGTTTGTTTTTTGATCGTCCCCTTGCTTGGCAGGAGAATTTCTTTTTCCTTGGGGGGGCTACGCATCCCGCAGCGTTTGTGTGTTTCCCTTCCTGTGATCAATGGATTTTGCGGGGGATCCCTCCGAATCTTGAGCGTAGGATGGAAGTGCGTATCCCTTTTCCGGAGAGTTGGGCAGGCCTTCTTGGAGAAGAGCTATCCAAGGTGTCTCAGATTCCCGGAGCAGTATTTTGCCATAAGGGAAGGTTCCTTTCTGTATGGTCAAGTCGAGAAGGTTGCCAGCGTGCTTTGCAGGTAACTTTAGAAACTAGGGGTTGA
- a CDS encoding histidine triad nucleotide-binding protein produces the protein MTTIFEKIIDGEVASEKVFENENFIVIKDRFPQAPVHLLIIPKKHIEKFQDLPEESLGLLAEAGKIIQQLAEEFKIADGYRVVINNGTPGGQSVFHLHIHLLGGRSLGAIA, from the coding sequence ATGACAACAATTTTTGAAAAGATTATTGATGGGGAGGTTGCTAGCGAAAAGGTTTTCGAAAATGAAAATTTCATTGTAATAAAAGACCGTTTTCCTCAGGCTCCCGTGCATTTGTTAATTATCCCCAAGAAGCATATTGAAAAGTTTCAGGATCTCCCAGAGGAGAGTTTAGGGCTTCTTGCTGAGGCAGGGAAAATTATCCAACAGCTTGCTGAAGAATTTAAAATTGCTGATGGCTATCGTGTGGTAATTAATAATGGGACCCCGGGAGGACAAAGCGTATTCCATCTTCACATTCATCTTTTAGGTGGGCGCTCTTTGGGGGCTATTGCATAA